A genomic window from Vagococcus entomophilus includes:
- a CDS encoding AzlC family ABC transporter permease: protein MKNHEYSLGYQTFREGFVACLPTILGYAGIGIAAGVVGKNSGLSVFEIALLSTLVYAGSSQFIICGMLALSTPLSAIVFTTFLVNLRHFLMSMSVAQYFKKESLLRSISIGSLLTDESYGVLTTAIQQEKKLSFPWVSGLNITAYLAWILSTILGGIIGNWLPNPKAFGLDFALSAMFIGLIVLQIEYPLKKRMKQTLTILLTVCISLYSFMTVLSVEVSVLIATLCGCSMGVYLKDDN, encoded by the coding sequence ATGAAGAATCATGAGTATTCATTAGGGTATCAAACATTTCGTGAAGGATTCGTAGCTTGTTTGCCAACTATTTTAGGTTATGCAGGAATTGGGATTGCAGCTGGAGTTGTTGGGAAAAATTCTGGACTATCTGTTTTCGAGATTGCTTTACTGTCAACTTTGGTATATGCAGGGAGTTCTCAATTTATTATTTGTGGAATGCTTGCTTTGTCAACTCCGCTATCAGCCATTGTCTTTACAACGTTTTTGGTAAATTTACGACATTTCTTAATGAGCATGTCTGTTGCACAATATTTCAAAAAAGAATCCTTGCTGCGCTCCATCTCTATTGGTTCTTTACTTACAGATGAGTCTTATGGAGTTTTGACTACAGCAATCCAACAAGAGAAAAAATTGTCCTTTCCTTGGGTGAGTGGCTTGAATATCACAGCGTATTTAGCGTGGATTTTATCGACCATTCTAGGTGGGATTATTGGAAATTGGCTGCCTAATCCAAAGGCATTCGGGCTGGATTTTGCATTGAGTGCGATGTTTATTGGGTTGATTGTGTTGCAAATTGAGTATCCACTTAAAAAGAGAATGAAACAAACACTAACGATATTACTTACGGTATGTATCAGTTTGTATAGTTTCATGACGGTTTTGTCCGTTGAAGTAAGTGTCTTAATTGCTACCTTATGTGGGTGTTCGATGGGGGTGTATTTGAAAGATGACAATTAA
- a CDS encoding AzlD domain-containing protein: MTIKYSTLIVIICCAAVTLVPRILPFIFSKKMSFPKKLNDFLSFLPMCILTALFVSGLFEQKVGQFAQFNVQNVLASLPTLLVAFRTKNLVLTVLVGLATMAIIRAFL, encoded by the coding sequence ATGACAATTAAGTATTCGACCCTGATTGTAATTATTTGTTGCGCAGCTGTGACGCTCGTACCACGAATTCTTCCGTTTATTTTTAGTAAGAAAATGAGCTTTCCCAAAAAACTCAACGATTTTTTGTCTTTTTTACCGATGTGCATTTTGACAGCTCTTTTTGTCAGTGGTTTATTCGAGCAAAAAGTCGGACAATTCGCACAATTTAATGTTCAAAATGTTTTGGCAAGTCTTCCCACCTTGTTGGTTGCCTTTCGAACGAAAAATTTAGTTTTAACTGTTCTTGTGGGATTAGCAACAATGGCGATTATTCGCGCTTTTTTATAA
- a CDS encoding CvfB family protein has translation MNQLIGTVFTGLVTDENEKAYFVQKNGWTFKLNKEEGEHHLGEAVEGFGYHNLNQDLIFTTKLPKILQGKYDFGEVMAIRRDLGVFVDIGLPDKEVVVSMDELPEMRELWPKKGDQLLVTLRIDDKERMWGVLAEEHEFKVRSRKANIQTMKNKNVTGIAYRLKLVGTYVLTDDFYLGFIHPSERDQEPRLGQKIEGRVIGVNQEGVLNLSLKPRAHEVISDDALMLLTFLDKAENHRLPYTDKSAPDEIQKQFAISKGQFKRAVGSLMKQRLVEQKDGWLIRKAEHSN, from the coding sequence ATGAATCAATTAATTGGGACGGTATTTACTGGATTAGTAACGGATGAAAATGAGAAAGCCTATTTTGTTCAAAAAAATGGGTGGACATTTAAATTGAATAAAGAAGAAGGAGAACATCATCTTGGTGAAGCAGTTGAGGGCTTTGGTTATCACAACTTAAATCAAGATTTGATTTTTACTACAAAGCTCCCAAAAATTTTACAAGGGAAATATGATTTTGGTGAAGTAATGGCTATCAGACGTGATTTAGGCGTTTTTGTGGACATTGGGCTTCCAGATAAAGAAGTGGTCGTTTCAATGGATGAACTACCTGAGATGAGAGAGTTATGGCCCAAAAAAGGGGATCAATTACTCGTGACATTGCGTATTGACGATAAAGAACGTATGTGGGGAGTCTTAGCCGAGGAACACGAGTTTAAAGTGAGAAGTCGGAAAGCAAACATTCAAACGATGAAAAATAAAAATGTGACAGGCATTGCATATCGTCTTAAATTGGTTGGGACATATGTGTTGACGGATGACTTTTATTTAGGGTTTATTCATCCCTCAGAGCGTGATCAAGAGCCTCGATTAGGGCAAAAAATTGAGGGAAGAGTCATTGGTGTGAATCAAGAAGGAGTTTTAAATCTTTCGCTTAAACCAAGAGCGCATGAAGTAATATCAGATGATGCGTTGATGTTGTTGACATTTTTAGATAAGGCTGAGAATCACCGGTTGCCTTATACAGATAAATCAGCCCCAGATGAAATCCAAAAACAATTTGCGATTAGCAAAGGGCAGTTCAAAAGAGCGGTAGGCTCCTTGATGAAACAAAGACTAGTGGAGCAAAAGGATGGTTGGCTAATTCGTAAAGCAGAACACTCTAATTGA
- a CDS encoding Fur family transcriptional regulator, with product MEIQVMLTKIRKQLHDSGYKLTPQREATVLVLLENEKEHLSAEEVYMFVKQKNRDIGLATVYRTLEMLTDLKIVDKISFNDGLSRYDLRKEGAKHFHHHLLCLECGAIEEVEEDLLGEVENTVELKYHFLVKDHRLTFHGICEKCQKKGKR from the coding sequence ATGGAAATCCAAGTAATGTTAACGAAAATTAGGAAACAACTCCATGATTCTGGGTACAAATTGACCCCACAAAGAGAAGCGACTGTTCTTGTTTTGTTAGAGAATGAAAAAGAGCATTTATCTGCTGAGGAAGTCTATATGTTTGTTAAACAAAAAAATCGAGACATTGGTTTAGCTACTGTTTATCGTACGCTTGAAATGTTGACAGATTTAAAAATTGTAGACAAAATTAGCTTTAATGATGGCCTATCAAGATATGATTTGAGAAAAGAAGGAGCAAAGCATTTCCATCATCATTTACTTTGTTTGGAATGCGGTGCTATAGAAGAGGTTGAAGAGGATTTGCTTGGTGAAGTAGAAAATACGGTGGAGCTGAAATACCACTTTTTGGTAAAAGACCATCGGCTAACTTTTCATGGAATTTGTGAAAAGTGTCAGAAAAAAGGCAAGCGGTAA
- the xerD gene encoding site-specific tyrosine recombinase XerD encodes MDDTVDEYLHFLKVERGLSKNTIQSYRRDLSQYLDFLKNSEISAWDRVDRYVVLNFLQCLKEEGKSSATIIRMVSALRKFHQFLRQERITENDPMQHVDTPKKGQKLPKILSVEEVETLIETPDTTTILGIRDRAILEVMYATGLRVSELISLKLSDLHLSLGLIQTIGKGDKERIIPLGDLAIKWIEKYLNESRSSLSYHKEPQPFLFLNHHGRGLTRQGIWKNLRQIVKDAGIDKEVTPHTLRHSFATHLLENGADLRVVQELLGHADISTTQIYTHITKQRMADVYKEYFPRA; translated from the coding sequence ATGGATGACACAGTGGATGAGTATCTTCATTTTTTAAAAGTAGAACGCGGACTCTCTAAAAATACCATTCAAAGTTATAGACGTGATCTTTCACAGTATCTCGACTTTTTGAAAAATAGTGAAATAAGTGCTTGGGACCGAGTCGATCGGTATGTTGTTTTAAATTTTCTTCAATGCTTAAAAGAAGAAGGGAAGTCCTCTGCCACCATTATTCGGATGGTATCTGCGCTTAGAAAGTTCCATCAATTTTTAAGACAAGAAAGAATCACAGAAAATGATCCAATGCAGCATGTAGACACTCCTAAAAAAGGTCAAAAATTACCCAAAATATTATCCGTTGAAGAAGTGGAAACCTTGATTGAAACTCCAGATACCACAACAATATTAGGAATTAGAGATCGAGCGATTTTGGAAGTGATGTACGCTACAGGATTACGTGTCTCGGAGTTGATTTCTTTAAAGCTCTCTGATTTGCATCTTTCTTTAGGATTGATTCAAACGATAGGAAAAGGGGATAAAGAGAGAATTATTCCACTGGGAGATTTAGCCATCAAGTGGATTGAAAAGTATTTGAATGAAAGCCGAAGCAGTTTGTCTTATCACAAAGAACCGCAACCTTTTTTATTTTTAAATCATCATGGGCGTGGGCTTACAAGACAAGGAATTTGGAAGAATTTGCGTCAAATTGTCAAAGATGCAGGAATTGATAAAGAGGTTACTCCTCATACTTTACGGCACAGTTTTGCCACGCATCTTTTGGAAAATGGAGCTGACTTGCGTGTTGTTCAAGAGCTGCTCGGTCATGCAGATATTTCAACCACACAGATTTATACACATATAACGAAACAGAGAATGGCGGATGTTTATAAAGAATATTTCCCAAGAGCGTAA
- a CDS encoding segregation/condensation protein A → MDELNVKLEVFEGPLDLLLHLIKTLEIDIYDIPIADITSQYMAYIHTMSVLRLDVAGEYIVMAATLMSIKSKLLLPKKEIEFEEDSQELLEEEDPRDALVSQLLEYRKYKYAAGVFKEKEQERGLYFTKEASDLDEYKEEEVGLEPNQVTMIELFLAFHDVLERKKEQQVKETTIQTDEETIEEKMSSIRSALTAASIKKSGLAFTTLFQSYTRNEIVTTFIALLELMKSGEVCAKQEHNYQPIYLFSAENVPEEQE, encoded by the coding sequence TTGGATGAACTAAATGTAAAATTAGAAGTTTTCGAGGGGCCACTCGATTTATTACTACATTTAATTAAGACGTTAGAAATTGATATTTATGATATTCCAATTGCAGACATCACGTCACAGTATATGGCCTATATCCATACCATGAGCGTATTAAGATTAGATGTAGCAGGCGAATATATTGTAATGGCAGCAACACTTATGTCAATTAAAAGTAAACTGCTACTTCCAAAAAAAGAAATTGAATTTGAAGAAGATTCACAGGAGTTGTTGGAAGAAGAAGACCCTCGTGATGCGCTCGTTTCGCAACTATTAGAGTATCGGAAATATAAATATGCTGCGGGAGTATTCAAAGAAAAAGAGCAAGAAAGAGGACTTTATTTTACAAAAGAAGCGAGCGATTTGGATGAATACAAGGAAGAAGAAGTTGGCTTAGAGCCAAATCAGGTGACGATGATCGAGCTGTTTTTAGCATTTCATGATGTTTTAGAGCGGAAAAAAGAGCAACAAGTGAAAGAAACGACGATCCAGACTGATGAGGAAACAATCGAAGAAAAAATGAGCAGCATTCGCTCTGCTTTGACCGCAGCCTCAATAAAAAAATCAGGGTTAGCTTTCACAACGCTTTTTCAAAGCTATACAAGAAACGAGATTGTAACGACATTTATTGCCTTATTAGAGCTGATGAAGTCTGGTGAGGTGTGTGCCAAGCAAGAACATAATTACCAGCCGATATACCTTTTTTCGGCAGAAAATGTACCAGAAGAACAGGAGTAA
- the scpB gene encoding SMC-Scp complex subunit ScpB, with amino-acid sequence MSVTAKIEALLFVVGDQGISLEELAYVTGESTARVYDEIEKLKQKYLIDQESAFCILEAGNHFLLTTKTECAAVLKEFAKSPLSNKLSQAALETLSIIAYKQPITRIEVDEIRGVQSSGAVQKLLNRQLIEEKGRVDGPGRAILYGTTDYFMDYFALKSLEELPDIQQIEEDFETEVPSDLFYDRFKEELEE; translated from the coding sequence ATGAGTGTAACAGCGAAAATAGAAGCGCTCTTATTTGTTGTAGGAGACCAAGGAATTTCTTTAGAGGAATTAGCTTATGTCACCGGGGAATCAACAGCGAGAGTATATGATGAAATTGAGAAGTTAAAGCAAAAATATCTGATTGATCAAGAATCAGCGTTTTGTATTTTAGAAGCCGGAAATCACTTTCTGTTGACGACGAAAACGGAATGCGCAGCTGTCTTAAAAGAATTTGCCAAATCCCCTCTTTCAAACAAATTGTCACAAGCTGCTTTGGAAACCTTATCGATTATTGCGTATAAACAGCCAATCACTCGAATTGAAGTGGATGAAATACGGGGAGTTCAATCATCAGGAGCCGTTCAGAAGCTATTAAATCGACAATTAATTGAAGAAAAAGGACGGGTAGATGGTCCTGGTCGCGCCATTTTATATGGCACGACAGATTACTTTATGGATTATTTTGCACTGAAAAGTTTAGAAGAATTACCTGATATTCAACAGATAGAAGAAGACTTTGAGACAGAAGTCCCAAGTGATTTGTTTTATGATCGCTTTAAAGAAGAGCTAGAAGAATAA
- a CDS encoding pseudouridine synthase, whose protein sequence is MERLQKVIAQSGVASRRKAEALIASGHVTVNSKLVTEMGVKVSAKDVIEVDGVPLTQESFVYYLFYKPRGVISAVKDDKKRKVVTDYFTDVPERIYPVGRLDYDTSGLLLLTNDGDFSQKLTHPKHELEKTYVAKVTGIATNTTLKPLRNGVKIEGRKTAPAKFKVLSADIATKKSIVELTIHEGRNHQVKKMLEAVGLPVEKLKRELYGNLDLKGLNPGTYRQLSKKEVSSLLQLSKEV, encoded by the coding sequence ATGGAAAGACTACAGAAAGTTATTGCCCAAAGTGGCGTTGCTTCAAGAAGAAAAGCAGAAGCTTTGATTGCATCAGGTCACGTGACCGTAAATAGTAAATTAGTAACAGAAATGGGCGTAAAGGTCTCAGCTAAGGATGTAATCGAAGTAGATGGTGTTCCTTTAACACAAGAAAGCTTTGTCTATTATTTATTTTACAAACCTAGAGGGGTTATCTCAGCAGTTAAAGATGATAAAAAGCGTAAAGTTGTGACAGATTATTTTACTGATGTTCCAGAAAGGATTTATCCAGTTGGACGCTTAGATTATGATACCTCAGGATTGTTACTACTAACAAATGATGGAGATTTCTCACAAAAATTGACACACCCAAAGCACGAATTAGAAAAAACGTATGTTGCAAAAGTGACAGGAATTGCGACAAACACAACGCTTAAACCACTAAGGAATGGTGTGAAAATTGAAGGCAGGAAAACAGCACCAGCCAAGTTTAAAGTCCTATCAGCCGACATAGCAACAAAAAAAAGCATTGTAGAACTAACGATTCATGAAGGTCGAAATCATCAGGTGAAAAAAATGTTAGAAGCGGTAGGCTTACCTGTTGAAAAACTAAAACGGGAGCTTTATGGTAACTTAGATTTAAAAGGTCTTAATCCAGGAACGTATCGGCAGCTTTCAAAAAAAGAAGTCAGTAGCTTGCTGCAATTAAGCAAAGAAGTATAG
- a CDS encoding response regulator transcription factor — translation MANKFSILIVEEEQRLSFLLAQELERAGYDTTCTSNLEDGLALFKTQSFQLVIGEVALAGTPKYACLTEIQAISIVPVVLLIEKPRESERIQAFEQGVDDLIEKPFNIQELKLRVKRLLYYYYELPNSALTGEEDQLRLDEKNKRLYIEGKFVRLSAIEFSLMHYFMQFPDRIITREELLQEVWHYEYGGQIRTVDAQVRRLRKKIEGYSVDAAKAIKTIRSQGYLYQSE, via the coding sequence ATGGCGAATAAATTCTCTATATTAATCGTAGAAGAAGAACAGCGCCTTTCTTTTTTGTTAGCACAAGAATTGGAGCGAGCGGGTTACGATACTACATGTACAAGTAATCTAGAAGATGGATTAGCTCTCTTTAAAACTCAAAGTTTTCAGCTTGTTATTGGAGAAGTTGCACTAGCAGGTACGCCCAAATATGCTTGCTTGACAGAAATTCAGGCCATTTCCATTGTGCCAGTCGTACTTTTGATAGAAAAGCCACGAGAAAGTGAGCGAATTCAGGCGTTTGAGCAGGGCGTGGATGACTTGATAGAAAAACCTTTTAATATTCAAGAACTGAAATTGCGTGTGAAAAGACTTTTGTATTATTATTATGAATTGCCAAATTCTGCGCTTACAGGCGAAGAGGACCAACTGAGGTTAGATGAAAAAAACAAGCGCTTGTATATTGAAGGCAAGTTTGTCCGTCTATCTGCCATTGAATTTTCGTTGATGCATTACTTCATGCAATTCCCTGACCGAATCATTACAAGAGAGGAATTACTTCAAGAAGTATGGCACTATGAGTATGGTGGTCAGATTCGAACGGTTGATGCTCAGGTAAGACGGCTACGAAAAAAAATTGAAGGGTACTCGGTGGACGCGGCAAAGGCAATCAAAACAATCCGTAGTCAGGGGTATTTGTATCAAAGCGAGTAA
- a CDS encoding ECF transporter S component — translation MKYVNVKKMVVFSMLAALSYALVTLGFPLLPNFPFLKLDFGDIPVLIGTFIYGIGGGVSVAFIRSLLHFVITGAGMLNLVGDFASFLATVLYLIPIHMIYQRKKGKKNAFLGVIIATVFLTIFMTIANYFVLTPLYVKLLGFSYGIPMKQVMITGIIPFNLIKGLAVGGIYVVVQQKMLVWLSSKLYQNKKI, via the coding sequence ATGAAGTATGTAAATGTCAAAAAAATGGTTGTATTCTCAATGCTTGCCGCACTTAGTTATGCGCTAGTAACGTTAGGCTTTCCATTATTACCCAATTTTCCATTTCTGAAGTTAGATTTTGGTGATATTCCCGTGTTAATTGGGACGTTCATCTATGGAATTGGTGGAGGTGTTAGTGTAGCGTTTATCAGATCCTTGCTACATTTTGTCATAACAGGAGCGGGGATGTTAAATCTGGTAGGGGATTTTGCGAGCTTTCTGGCAACTGTTCTTTATCTAATCCCGATTCATATGATTTACCAAAGAAAAAAAGGGAAGAAGAATGCATTTCTAGGTGTAATTATAGCGACTGTGTTTTTAACGATCTTTATGACGATTGCCAATTACTTCGTATTAACACCACTGTATGTTAAGCTCCTCGGATTTAGTTATGGTATTCCGATGAAACAAGTTATGATAACGGGAATTATTCCATTTAATCTAATTAAAGGTCTTGCTGTCGGTGGAATTTATGTAGTTGTTCAGCAAAAAATGTTAGTTTGGTTGTCTTCCAAACTTTATCAAAATAAAAAAATATGA
- a CDS encoding ferredoxin, which yields MKCTIIPEKCIACGLCQLAAPEVFDYTDDGIVRFIHTDSLHQEVTEKLQSGVTTAYKKCPTRAILME from the coding sequence ATGAAATGTACCATTATTCCCGAAAAATGCATTGCTTGTGGACTCTGTCAGTTAGCTGCTCCTGAGGTTTTCGATTATACTGATGATGGGATTGTTCGCTTTATTCACACCGATTCCCTCCATCAAGAAGTAACTGAAAAACTACAATCAGGGGTTACAACTGCCTACAAAAAATGTCCCACACGAGCAATTTTAATGGAATGA
- a CDS encoding helix-turn-helix domain-containing protein: MNFDDNYILSLFRHGYKVRWTTLLHLLQGKKTASILSYGALYGYLPLYGVLPQLKKQELIKQLRHLEKEKLLCVEDSFVQICSQFPLPIELQEQFVFPHISGLECAKEAPLFWNRALFATQVLSELTHHNNQYRPLETQFLIQQKLKAWLKIKPYTLDEKSQLLYQEWLKFINHHLNKKEAEFLVDHFSGYQKVGRTQQQFQMSTLQYHLIVTDIQHLFFKKIAQNEGDYPLLHSLMRYFQLNNGLQTIDESVILFQSGRQIAEIARAKKIKVNTVKDHLLEYGCCDKNFDFSELLPHAKKATFEEFEKHHRDIRLWDYRQLQQFDSTLDYYDWRFYQLMRIRGQ, translated from the coding sequence ATGAACTTTGATGATAATTATATTTTATCTTTATTTCGGCATGGATACAAGGTAAGGTGGACAACTTTGCTTCATTTGCTACAAGGAAAGAAAACAGCTTCTATTTTATCATATGGAGCGTTGTATGGATATTTGCCTTTATACGGTGTACTTCCGCAGCTAAAAAAGCAAGAGTTAATCAAGCAATTAAGACATCTAGAAAAAGAAAAACTTCTGTGTGTGGAGGATTCTTTCGTTCAAATTTGTTCTCAATTTCCTTTACCAATCGAGCTTCAAGAGCAGTTTGTTTTTCCTCATATTTCTGGACTTGAGTGTGCAAAAGAAGCGCCTTTATTTTGGAATAGAGCCCTTTTCGCCACGCAAGTTTTATCAGAATTGACGCATCACAATAATCAATATCGCCCACTAGAAACTCAATTTTTAATTCAACAAAAATTAAAAGCGTGGCTGAAAATAAAGCCCTATACCTTAGATGAAAAAAGTCAATTGTTGTACCAAGAATGGTTGAAATTTATCAACCATCATTTGAACAAAAAAGAAGCTGAGTTTCTGGTTGATCATTTTAGTGGCTATCAAAAAGTGGGACGAACACAACAGCAGTTTCAGATGAGTACACTGCAGTACCATTTAATCGTGACGGATATCCAACATTTATTTTTTAAGAAAATTGCACAAAATGAGGGTGATTATCCTTTGCTTCATTCATTGATGCGTTATTTTCAATTAAATAATGGTCTTCAAACTATTGATGAAAGTGTTATTTTATTTCAAAGTGGCAGACAGATTGCAGAAATTGCACGGGCCAAAAAAATTAAAGTGAACACAGTCAAAGATCACCTGCTTGAATATGGTTGTTGTGACAAAAACTTTGATTTTTCAGAGCTACTACCTCATGCAAAAAAAGCTACTTTTGAAGAATTCGAAAAGCATCATCGAGATATTAGACTATGGGATTATCGACAATTGCAACAATTTGATTCGACTCTAGATTATTATGATTGGCGCTTTTATCAATTAATGAGAATTCGGGGGCAATAA
- a CDS encoding RecQ family ATP-dependent DNA helicase → MEMEEILYRKFGYQEFKDGQKETIQHILSRHHTIAILPTGTGKSLCYQFPSYLLEGQTLIISPLVSLMEDQVAHLQQMGEKEAVALNSLLSFEEKNYLLNHLKQFKFIFLSPEMLEQTAVQEKLQTLEIGLFVVDEAHCISQWGVDFRPEYSQLKKVRKTLQNPLTLALTATATPEVLADIKGKLLAEDEQIATVIKSVNRPNIYYAVEKNADKLRYIIDFVEKFAGPGLIYFSSKKKAEAISEQLLLNTDKKVAFYHGDMSSQDRISIQTQFIQGNLDLLCATSAFGMGINKKDIRYIIHYHLPGSVEAYLQETGRAGRDGEKSQTILLYEKGDEWIHYRLQETLARQIEEIQLYLSYPKKKQKIFQQNLDQTQQKWLENEQEDSGDFVQHLEMKLQEKRKSVADMLSYIEEKKCRRDFLLAYFGEQKKQEDQQKHSFCCDCCTEVPECFPLSDNNENKVKELPTTWEEELKKLFF, encoded by the coding sequence ATGGAAATGGAAGAAATACTGTATCGAAAATTTGGATACCAAGAATTTAAAGATGGACAAAAAGAAACTATTCAGCATATTTTATCTAGGCACCATACGATTGCCATATTACCTACAGGGACAGGTAAATCACTGTGTTACCAATTTCCAAGCTATTTACTTGAGGGGCAAACGCTGATTATATCGCCACTTGTCTCTCTAATGGAAGATCAAGTAGCCCACTTGCAACAGATGGGAGAAAAAGAGGCTGTTGCACTAAATAGTTTACTTAGCTTTGAAGAAAAAAACTATCTGCTGAATCATCTAAAACAATTTAAATTTATTTTTCTTAGTCCAGAAATGCTGGAACAAACAGCGGTTCAAGAGAAGCTTCAAACATTAGAAATTGGTCTATTTGTAGTCGATGAAGCCCATTGTATTTCACAATGGGGCGTTGATTTTAGACCTGAATACAGTCAGCTAAAAAAGGTGAGAAAAACGCTTCAAAATCCCCTGACCCTCGCTTTGACAGCTACAGCAACTCCAGAAGTTTTAGCAGATATCAAGGGAAAGTTATTAGCAGAAGACGAACAGATTGCAACTGTAATCAAATCAGTGAATCGGCCTAATATTTATTATGCGGTCGAAAAAAATGCTGATAAGCTAAGGTACATCATTGACTTTGTTGAAAAATTTGCTGGGCCAGGGCTGATTTATTTTTCAAGTAAGAAAAAAGCAGAAGCAATCAGTGAACAGCTTCTTTTAAATACGGATAAAAAAGTCGCTTTTTATCATGGTGATATGAGTTCCCAAGATAGAATCAGCATTCAAACTCAGTTTATACAAGGAAATTTAGATTTACTCTGTGCAACTAGTGCGTTTGGAATGGGAATCAACAAAAAAGATATCCGCTACATTATTCATTATCATTTACCTGGTAGCGTGGAAGCTTATTTACAGGAAACTGGAAGAGCTGGAAGAGATGGGGAAAAGAGTCAAACGATATTATTATATGAAAAAGGCGACGAATGGATTCACTATCGTCTGCAAGAAACATTAGCACGACAAATCGAAGAGATCCAGTTGTATCTTTCCTATCCAAAAAAGAAGCAAAAAATTTTTCAACAAAATTTAGATCAAACACAACAAAAATGGTTAGAAAACGAACAAGAAGATAGTGGGGATTTCGTTCAACATTTAGAAATGAAATTACAGGAAAAAAGAAAAAGTGTGGCGGATATGTTATCTTACATCGAAGAAAAAAAATGTCGTAGGGATTTTCTGTTAGCATATTTTGGTGAGCAAAAAAAACAAGAAGACCAACAGAAGCATTCCTTTTGTTGTGATTGTTGCACAGAAGTGCCGGAGTGCTTTCCGCTAAGTGACAATAATGAGAATAAAGTAAAGGAGTTACCTACAACATGGGAAGAAGAATTAAAAAAACTATTCTTTTAG
- a CDS encoding SAG1386/EF1546 family surface-associated protein: MSKDKKTKEPWEQPIYESDEESANSRSAKRGGKKGDGIFNTVLIILILLVIAVPTGLWYYATHGDNNLNNPTESQAVESTTSSKKVAASSSATTTSSSSETTESTTTTTTVAPEATTTTSEQTVESTTQTTAADNTASGSYTVKAGDNLYRIAVNHGMTLDELKALNGISDNSISVGQTLKVK; the protein is encoded by the coding sequence GTGAGTAAAGACAAAAAAACAAAAGAGCCATGGGAACAACCCATTTATGAATCAGATGAGGAATCTGCAAATTCTCGTTCTGCAAAAAGAGGGGGGAAAAAAGGCGACGGTATTTTTAACACAGTCCTAATTATTTTAATTTTATTAGTTATCGCAGTACCGACCGGCCTATGGTATTATGCAACTCATGGGGACAATAATTTAAATAACCCAACTGAAAGTCAGGCTGTTGAGTCTACTACTTCTTCCAAAAAAGTAGCAGCAAGTTCTTCCGCAACAACGACTTCATCTTCTAGTGAGACGACAGAATCTACAACGACGACTACGACTGTAGCACCAGAAGCTACTACCACTACAAGTGAGCAAACGGTAGAGTCCACTACACAAACAACAGCTGCTGACAACACTGCTTCAGGTTCCTACACAGTAAAAGCAGGAGATAATCTGTATCGAATTGCTGTTAATCATGGGATGACACTAGATGAACTGAAAGCATTAAACGGAATCTCTGATAACAGTATTTCGGTTGGTCAAACGTTAAAAGTGAAATAA